A single window of Cytobacillus dafuensis DNA harbors:
- a CDS encoding ABC transporter permease subunit, whose amino-acid sequence MNKLYKLNYSLYLGIFFVSVLIFLSIFGPILAPYSLTELLETQYTNGKVLAPPLEPFENESYPLGTDKWGYDLLTMVLYGIRYTVLIALAVTCIKMLFGTVFGLYIGTWKKTPSWVIAFENAWSYVPLFLILYFFMKPISFNSILETSTLVFYFIILASVISIPSIVSSVRLKTNELYKSVYIEAANILGASRNRLIWKHIFPQLKETILVMFILEIVYVITIMGQLALMNIFVGGTIVRFDPLIFLSTTKELSGLVGQARGNIYGNTHILVVPLIILLFTTISFSLLANGLKNRFQSNYSRTPWIRTGQIQILKPIRKQYNNKRNFWKPSGEKLALMGLLLIFISASVYVVVTKDNDVGVKNYSKAKYDIQFEMDKNGVFKTEANILVKNLSDQKWDELIFYFIPNVFKKGHHFQSVKGYSEINMGEIKINGEKAKYSLERDTLRINLPTEMKDKKRFKVKIDYEFTVPEEGVRFSKEKDNYYLAQWYPMLATYQKGKWNKEEYSDGIETYHTDFSDFEIAYKLPKGYSFISSAEKDPQLKNNEGKVKINKVRDFFVAIIRDMDVHEEIANDGVKIRLFSKNDHHKDLKETMTLAKDALSFYQDNIGKYPHKQLDIILDNGLFMEYSGVVTINPYIEDTYFYRNAIVHEIAHQYFYGVVANDQYNQAWVDEGMTEFATSMYFYAGKNQTERHAFSIPYRRIERIASSEPPLGRQYSNIPLDKMKNTGFIYGQPAVELLKMMKDKYRMKGEDVKEVSMQFLSDYYHHFQYKEVDTNEFIRFTKDYFSVPSGYFNRWLDTSLE is encoded by the coding sequence ATGAATAAACTTTATAAACTTAATTACTCTTTATATTTAGGAATCTTTTTTGTATCTGTTTTAATCTTTCTAAGCATTTTTGGTCCGATTCTGGCTCCATATTCATTGACAGAATTGCTAGAGACTCAATATACGAATGGAAAAGTACTAGCACCACCATTGGAACCGTTCGAAAATGAAAGCTATCCATTAGGAACAGATAAATGGGGCTATGATTTACTGACGATGGTATTGTACGGAATCCGTTATACTGTGTTGATTGCATTAGCAGTAACGTGTATAAAAATGCTATTTGGCACGGTTTTTGGATTATATATTGGAACATGGAAAAAAACGCCTAGCTGGGTTATTGCCTTCGAGAATGCTTGGAGTTATGTTCCGTTGTTTCTAATATTATATTTTTTTATGAAACCGATTAGTTTTAATAGTATTTTAGAAACAAGTACTCTCGTCTTCTATTTTATTATTCTTGCTTCTGTAATTAGTATTCCAAGTATTGTTTCCTCCGTAAGATTGAAAACGAATGAATTGTATAAATCTGTATATATTGAGGCAGCAAATATTCTTGGAGCTAGCAGGAACAGGTTAATTTGGAAGCATATTTTTCCTCAATTAAAGGAAACGATTTTAGTTATGTTCATATTAGAAATTGTGTATGTCATAACGATTATGGGGCAGCTTGCATTAATGAATATTTTTGTCGGTGGAACGATTGTTAGATTTGATCCTCTTATATTTTTATCCACTACGAAGGAGCTATCAGGATTAGTCGGACAAGCAAGGGGAAACATTTACGGGAATACTCATATACTGGTTGTCCCATTAATTATTTTATTATTTACAACTATTTCATTTAGTTTACTGGCAAATGGTTTGAAAAATCGCTTTCAATCAAACTATTCAAGAACCCCATGGATAAGGACAGGACAAATTCAAATATTAAAACCAATTAGAAAACAGTACAATAATAAGCGGAATTTTTGGAAGCCAAGTGGAGAAAAGCTTGCTCTCATGGGATTGCTCCTTATTTTTATTAGTGCAAGTGTATATGTTGTAGTAACAAAAGATAATGATGTTGGCGTTAAAAATTACAGCAAAGCTAAATATGATATTCAATTTGAAATGGATAAAAATGGAGTTTTTAAAACTGAAGCGAATATACTTGTGAAAAATTTATCAGATCAAAAATGGGATGAACTCATTTTTTACTTTATTCCAAATGTATTTAAAAAAGGTCATCATTTTCAATCAGTTAAGGGCTATTCTGAAATTAATATGGGTGAAATCAAGATCAATGGTGAAAAAGCTAAATATAGTTTAGAAAGGGATACGCTGAGAATTAATCTTCCTACAGAAATGAAAGATAAAAAAAGATTTAAGGTAAAAATCGACTATGAATTTACAGTGCCAGAGGAAGGTGTTCGCTTTTCGAAGGAAAAGGATAATTACTATTTGGCTCAATGGTATCCAATGCTTGCAACTTATCAAAAGGGAAAGTGGAATAAGGAAGAATATTCCGACGGAATTGAAACCTATCATACAGACTTTTCCGACTTTGAGATTGCATACAAGCTACCCAAGGGGTATTCATTCATTTCATCTGCTGAGAAAGATCCACAGCTTAAAAATAATGAAGGCAAAGTAAAGATAAATAAAGTTAGAGATTTTTTTGTTGCGATCATAAGGGACATGGATGTTCATGAGGAGATAGCAAATGACGGAGTAAAAATTCGTTTATTCTCTAAAAATGATCATCATAAAGATTTGAAAGAAACAATGACCCTTGCTAAAGACGCATTGTCGTTTTATCAGGATAACATAGGAAAGTACCCTCATAAACAATTAGATATTATTCTAGATAATGGTCTGTTTATGGAATACTCTGGAGTTGTCACGATTAACCCATATATTGAGGATACTTATTTCTATCGAAACGCAATTGTACATGAAATAGCCCATCAATATTTTTATGGTGTTGTTGCAAATGATCAGTATAATCAAGCTTGGGTTGATGAAGGGATGACTGAATTTGCAACCTCGATGTATTTTTATGCTGGTAAAAATCAAACCGAAAGACATGCTTTTAGTATTCCGTATCGCCGTATAGAAAGAATCGCATCGTCAGAACCTCCACTAGGGAGACAATATTCTAATATTCCGTTAGATAAAATGAAGAACACTGGATTTATATATGGTCAGCCTGCCGTTGAATTATTGAAGATGATGAAGGACAAATATAGAATGAAAGGAGAAGATGTCAAAGAGGTTAGCATGCAATTTCTTTCAGACTATTATCATCATTTTCAATACAAAGAAGTAGATACGAATGAGTTCATAAGGTTTACAAAAGATTATTTCAGTGTTCCTTCAGGTTATTTTAATCGTTGGCTTGATACATCATTAGAGTAA
- a CDS encoding ABC transporter permease subunit has product MLRTIQQIVIIFLLILSLAALPMMIEVNSVEKSLDWNFEKLPEIFGDFISEISKGSLGTYQLGTQRRAIEEDIGDNFFTSLKIMLLGVNAAVGISLFFGIFISRFHLTKVFNFVLNILSAIPDFIIIIMSMILAVKIYKMTGIRIMSLRPDAGALNLWFPTILVSIAPTLYLFKLVTVKYYQTSGEDYIKTAVAKGMSLNYINFQHVYKNVEPFIKAELVKVISLAIGNLFIIEYIMNVSGITKFIFQSNEIQPIAIGLFSMLLISAIVYTSVRLVFYLFKRGFIYE; this is encoded by the coding sequence GTGTTACGAACGATACAACAAATTGTAATTATTTTCCTGTTAATACTTTCTCTTGCTGCATTACCTATGATGATTGAAGTTAATTCTGTAGAGAAAAGTTTAGATTGGAATTTTGAAAAATTACCTGAGATTTTTGGTGATTTTATTTCTGAAATTAGTAAAGGGAGTCTAGGTACTTATCAATTAGGGACCCAGCGGCGTGCAATCGAAGAAGACATTGGTGATAACTTCTTTACTAGTTTAAAGATTATGCTCTTAGGTGTAAATGCAGCTGTTGGTATCAGCCTGTTTTTTGGAATTTTTATTAGTCGCTTTCATTTAACAAAAGTATTTAATTTCGTATTGAATATTTTATCAGCAATTCCAGATTTTATTATCATCATCATGTCTATGATACTTGCTGTTAAAATCTATAAGATGACAGGAATAAGAATAATGTCATTACGGCCAGATGCAGGAGCATTAAATCTTTGGTTTCCGACGATTCTCGTCAGTATAGCACCAACACTGTATTTATTTAAGCTTGTCACTGTTAAGTATTATCAAACAAGTGGAGAAGATTATATTAAAACTGCAGTTGCGAAAGGAATGAGCTTAAATTATATTAATTTTCAACATGTTTATAAAAATGTTGAGCCCTTTATTAAAGCAGAACTAGTTAAGGTCATATCATTAGCAATTGGAAATCTCTTTATTATTGAATACATAATGAATGTTTCAGGAATAACAAAATTTATTTTTCAGAGCAATGAGATACAGCCAATAGCCATTGGGCTATTTTCGATGCTTCTAATTTCAGCCATTGTGTATACATCTGTCAGACTCGTATTCTATCTTTTTAAACGAGGATTTATTTATGAATAA